A stretch of DNA from Hoeflea ulvae:
GCGCGCTGGCAGGCGCAACCCCCGCAGATGCCTTCCAGGTCAGTGTAGGCCTCGACCCGGACATGACCGCCACCGACAGTTCCGGCGGCTTCATGCAGGTGACGGTGAAACTGGCAATCGTGCGCCCAGCAGAGTTCATCATCCTGAGCTTCCAGCAGAAAATGCTGACTTCCTGACAGGGGCATGTCTGCGACAGGCAGCAAGTGCGGCCGCAGCAGGGCAGGGCAATGCCCTCCGCTGCAGCTCCCTGCCAGCCTGTGGTACACCGGCCCGGCCCGGCCCGGGATCTCGCTGTGGCAACCCAAAAGCTCGACACCCGCCGGTGCGCGCGACATGTCCCCGACGCGCCTGCCGATGGATGCGTATTCGCAAAGCCAGATAGGTGTGCAAATCGGTGAAATGGCGGAGGGGGTGGGATTCGAACCCACGGTACGGTCTCCCGCACGCCGGTTTTCAAGACCGGTGCCTTAAACCGCTCGGCCACCCCTCCGGGGATCGGGACCAGTGTCATCCGGCAACGCCTGGTCTGGCGTCGCGGCGGTTGTTGGCCCCATTGCGGTTGGCGGCTTTTATCTCTGCATCGCGCGCGGCGTCAACTGGTTTCGTCATCAGGTCCCGCCATGCCTGCCTGTCGAGTTGATCGCCAAGCGGCGGATCAAAACGGCACAGGCCACGCCGCATCGCTCTCGGCGGGGCGGGCGGACAGGGGGAAGGCGGCAGCGACAGGCAGCCCTCCTTCGACGCGCTGGCACTGGTGCGGCGTCCGGGCGGCGCGGCGGAACCTGTTGCCGGCCGAATGCCGGTTCCGCCACGAAATCCTGTCCGTGATGAAACCAAAGCGGTTCTGCATGCGTATTGCTGTCAATGCATCGAGATGGAGACATGGCATGTTGAAGAAAATCACCGCGTTCGGCCTTGGCGCAGCTCTCTGTGTGGCCATGGCGCCGGCGGCCCTGGGCGCCGACTGGCTGGCAGGCGCCGAGCTCAAGGGCTTTGTCAATGGCAAGCGGGTCTATCTCGCCACCCCGTTCGGCGGAGAATTCCCGCTCAACTACCAGCCCTCCGGCGTGGTCAGCGGCGACGGCACCTCGCTCGGGCTCGGCAAGTTCCTGGCGCCCAAGGAGAACGGCCGCTGGTGGGTGAAGGGCGAGAACCTGTGCCAGCAATGGCCGACCTGGTATGACGGCAAGGCCACCTGCTTCCGAATCGAGAAGACCGGTGACCAGTCGCTGAACTGGGTCCGCGACGACGGCCGCCGCGGCAAGGCCCGAATTGACGGCTAGAATTCAGTCTTTGTTTACCATAAGGCTGGCTATGACGGGCTCAGAATGACCCGTAACGCAATTTTGCCATTTTGCCGGGCGATCTAAACCTTCGATTAGGACATCGGACGCATGGATTGAAGGGGACGGCTTTGCAGGGGACTTACTGCCAGGCCACAGTGGCGACAGCCGGATCGAGTAGCGGTGTGGGACACAAATTGATCTACCAAGCCGGAACAGGGCTGCGCGTTGCTGCCCGCATCACTGTGCTCGCGGTTCTGGCGCTGGGGCTCGCCGGCTGCGGTTCGACCTCCAAGACCAAGTCGAAATCCCAGCCCTCGCATATCAACACGAAGACGAAATTCTCGGTCTCCGAATATGGCGTGGCTGCAAGCCCGCGCATCACCACCGCCAAACGCCCGAAAAAGGGCGGCGGGCGCGCCTTTGTCGGCAAGCCCTACCGGGTGCGCGGCAAATGGTACAAGCCCCAGGAAGATCCGGATTATGACAAGGCGGGTCTGGCATCCTGGTACGGTCCGAATTTTCATGGCCGGCTCACCGCCAATGGCGAGATTTACGACCAGTTCCATCTGTCCGCCGCGCACCCGACCTTTCCGCTGCCAAGCTATGCACGGGTGACCAACAAGAAGAACGGCAATTCGGTCATTGTCCGCGTCAATGACCGCGGGCCTTACGCACATGGCCGGATCATCGACGTCTCCAATCAGGCGGCCGCATTGCTGGACATGAAGACCGAAGGCGTTGCCGCGGTCCGGGTCGAATATGTCGGCCGCGCTCCGGTCGAGGGTGACGACACCCGCTATCTGATGGCGAGCTACCGACCCGGCGGTTCCGGCGCGCCCGCCGAGGGCGTCATTGCCACCGGGGTGATGATGGCCATGAACGCGGTGGATTCGGCCTTGCCCGGCGTCGCCGGCATCGGCTCGGGACTTGTGCCGCCAGCCGGCGTCGCCTCGGCCCCGCAGCCGGCTCTGGCCAGCGCGGCATTTGCCTCGGTCACCGGTTTGCCGCCCGGTTTCGCTCTGCCCTCCATCGGCCCGGTT
This window harbors:
- a CDS encoding septal ring lytic transglycosylase RlpA family protein — protein: MIYQAGTGLRVAARITVLAVLALGLAGCGSTSKTKSKSQPSHINTKTKFSVSEYGVAASPRITTAKRPKKGGGRAFVGKPYRVRGKWYKPQEDPDYDKAGLASWYGPNFHGRLTANGEIYDQFHLSAAHPTFPLPSYARVTNKKNGNSVIVRVNDRGPYAHGRIIDVSNQAAALLDMKTEGVAAVRVEYVGRAPVEGDDTRYLMASYRPGGSGAPAEGVIATGVMMAMNAVDSALPGVAGIGSGLVPPAGVASAPQPALASAAFASVTGLPPGFALPSIGPVLLDRPSFGTPMAALEDTDGLRDVGMAFWGGRVVAPQRAFDVVLGGRAAER